A genomic segment from Methanolobus zinderi encodes:
- the moaA gene encoding GTP 3',8-cyclase MoaA: MNSSVACTTLTDPFGRTVRSLRMSITNRCNLNCIYCHNEGDPGSVREMSVDTIVNIVRAAADFGVDRLKISGGEPLLRKDLEEILAALPPLKDVSLTTNAILLKDRAQSLKDAGLDRVNVSLDTLDPAKFRMITNCKKDVLGQILEGIEEAVRVGLKPVKVNMVLLKDLNETEIEDMLEFTGKFKGDVILQLIELMDFKDVAEFHVDADKVEDELLDRASDVKVRRMHHRKKYIINGAEVEFVRPIDNTEFCANCNRLRVTAEGKLKPCLLVNNNLVDVSGANPEELPGLLQRAVSRRVPFYTERRDKNGS, from the coding sequence ATGAATTCATCCGTGGCATGCACCACTCTGACGGATCCGTTCGGACGAACGGTCAGAAGTCTGAGAATGTCCATTACTAACAGGTGTAATCTCAACTGTATTTACTGTCACAACGAAGGAGATCCGGGCAGTGTACGGGAGATGTCGGTTGATACAATTGTAAACATTGTACGGGCGGCTGCGGATTTTGGTGTCGACCGTCTCAAGATATCCGGAGGGGAACCTCTCCTCAGGAAAGACCTTGAGGAGATCCTTGCCGCACTGCCACCGCTTAAGGATGTATCTCTGACCACAAACGCAATTTTGCTAAAGGACAGGGCACAGTCTTTAAAAGATGCCGGGCTGGACCGGGTGAACGTGAGCCTGGATACACTCGACCCTGCAAAGTTTCGCATGATCACAAACTGCAAAAAGGACGTTCTCGGTCAGATACTCGAAGGCATAGAGGAAGCCGTCCGTGTGGGCCTGAAGCCTGTTAAGGTGAATATGGTGCTCCTGAAGGACCTCAACGAGACGGAAATCGAGGATATGCTTGAATTCACGGGGAAGTTCAAGGGAGATGTCATACTGCAACTGATCGAGCTTATGGATTTCAAGGATGTTGCAGAGTTCCACGTTGATGCCGATAAGGTCGAGGATGAACTGCTTGACCGTGCCAGCGATGTCAAAGTACGCAGGATGCATCACAGGAAAAAATACATAATCAATGGTGCAGAAGTGGAATTCGTACGCCCCATTGACAATACGGAATTCTGTGCTAACTGCAACAGGTTACGTGTCACAGCGGAAGGCAAGCTCAAACCCTGTCTGCTTGTGAACAATAATCTGGTGGATGTTTCGGGTGCAAATCCGGAAGAACTGCCGGGCTTGCTGCAGCGTGCAGTGAGCAGAAGAGTGCCTTTTTACACAGAGAGGAGAGATAAAAATGGAAGTTGA
- a CDS encoding cobyrinate a,c-diamide synthase produces the protein MTKAVLLAGTNSGVGKTTVSMGIMAALKKRQMEVQPFKVGPDYIDPTYHTAICGKPSRNLDTFMMQVDGVRNTFSRYSSNADINVIEGVMGLFDGMGATETASSAHVAKSLDVPVILVVNVHGMSRSAAAMVKGFSEYDKDVNVAGVILNKVGSPRHSQMIIDSIQDIPVVGTLPRNQDVTVPSRHLGLYMAHEQEFDASGLADFIEENIDLDAIISIAESAPDMGDATVEETPSDDRVKVGIAYDSAFCFYYQDMFDAFRQAGAEVVFFSPMEGEVPDVDGMYFGGGYPELHMAELESSKTTKSLKDLSTDGMPIYGECGGLQYLSTSYEIEDTVYKMADLFPAETVMTKKLQALGYTEGTAKGDFIRGTIRGHEFHYSATYCDKDAKLIYEMKRGKGIVDGMDCITEHNSLASYTHAHPASFPVKSFVDRCREYKRS, from the coding sequence ATGACAAAAGCTGTACTACTTGCAGGAACGAACAGTGGTGTCGGAAAAACCACTGTGTCCATGGGAATAATGGCGGCCCTGAAAAAAAGACAGATGGAAGTACAACCTTTCAAAGTGGGACCTGATTACATCGACCCCACATACCACACCGCAATATGCGGTAAACCCTCAAGGAACCTCGATACCTTCATGATGCAGGTTGACGGGGTGAGAAACACTTTTTCCAGATACTCCAGTAATGCGGACATCAATGTGATAGAGGGAGTCATGGGGCTCTTCGACGGCATGGGAGCCACAGAGACAGCGAGCTCCGCACACGTTGCAAAATCACTAGATGTGCCCGTGATCCTGGTGGTCAATGTCCACGGCATGTCCAGAAGTGCCGCTGCAATGGTTAAGGGATTTTCCGAATATGATAAGGATGTAAATGTTGCAGGAGTGATCCTTAACAAGGTAGGCAGCCCGAGACACTCACAGATGATCATTGATTCCATTCAGGACATCCCTGTTGTGGGCACACTCCCACGCAACCAGGACGTAACCGTACCTTCACGCCATCTTGGCCTCTACATGGCACATGAGCAGGAATTTGATGCCTCAGGACTGGCAGATTTTATCGAGGAGAATATCGATCTTGACGCAATAATCTCCATTGCGGAAAGTGCCCCGGATATGGGGGATGCAACTGTGGAGGAAACTCCTTCTGATGACAGGGTGAAGGTAGGTATCGCATATGATTCCGCATTTTGTTTCTACTATCAGGATATGTTCGATGCTTTCAGGCAGGCCGGAGCAGAAGTTGTCTTCTTCAGCCCCATGGAGGGAGAAGTACCGGATGTGGATGGCATGTACTTTGGTGGCGGATATCCGGAACTTCACATGGCAGAGCTGGAAAGCTCAAAGACAACAAAGTCCCTGAAAGATCTCTCTACCGACGGCATGCCCATCTATGGAGAGTGCGGAGGACTTCAATACCTTTCAACATCTTATGAAATAGAGGATACCGTTTACAAGATGGCAGACCTATTCCCTGCGGAAACTGTGATGACAAAAAAGCTTCAGGCTCTTGGCTACACCGAGGGTACGGCAAAGGGAGACTTTATCAGGGGAACCATCAGGGGACATGAATTCCACTATTCAGCCACATATTGTGATAAAGATGCAAAGCTGATCTATGAGATGAAGCGCGGAAAGGGGATCGTGGATGGTATGGACTGTATCACCGAACACAACTCACTGGCAAGTTATACACATGCACACCCTGCCTCATTCCCGGTTAAGAGCTTTGTTGACCGATGCAGGGAATACAAACGAAGTTAA
- the priL gene encoding DNA primase regulatory subunit PriL encodes MPHVSNLIKDMEHKDLALYPYVSEASGYVASLDFSLDRLISSRAMDSARLRGKERVLQAIEGDILKPGLMSSDDRKILIELLSYPFSRILVSCVDDSFLTRRYALAEAVSSYKSLKGREPAFLREFSLEFDIQAQSDDSGFRMHFTDYIRLASTLKASEWKLVNRKLDHGYVKVSKDEFARLLQEGIKNRIEGSLPVSVPEDIQHACEPYLEEIKTALHERKSTFGDGTEFGTVESGLFPPCVIYAVSQTQAGVNLAHSMRFAMTSFLLTVGMSVDDIMNLFTTSPDFDEEKARYQVEHIAGASGTNYKPPSCSTMKTYGNCYAPDEHCKKVKHPLGYYRRKLWFKNRDAQKNKAKAPSKTDDAKTGSKPDS; translated from the coding sequence TTGCCCCACGTATCGAATCTGATTAAGGACATGGAACACAAGGACCTTGCACTATATCCTTACGTAAGCGAGGCTTCCGGTTATGTGGCAAGCCTTGATTTCTCCCTTGACAGGCTGATATCCTCAAGGGCCATGGATTCGGCACGCCTGCGCGGCAAGGAAAGGGTGCTGCAGGCAATTGAGGGCGATATTCTCAAACCCGGTCTTATGAGTTCCGATGATCGTAAGATACTCATCGAGCTCCTTTCCTATCCTTTCTCACGTATACTTGTCTCATGCGTGGACGATTCTTTTCTGACCAGGAGATATGCTCTTGCAGAAGCTGTCTCCTCATACAAATCACTGAAAGGCAGGGAGCCTGCTTTTCTCAGGGAGTTCTCTCTTGAATTCGATATACAGGCGCAATCCGATGATTCCGGTTTCAGGATGCATTTCACGGATTACATCAGGCTTGCAAGTACCCTGAAGGCAAGCGAATGGAAACTGGTGAACCGCAAACTGGATCATGGCTATGTAAAGGTCTCAAAGGATGAATTTGCACGTCTGCTCCAGGAAGGTATCAAAAACCGAATCGAAGGTAGCCTACCTGTATCAGTCCCGGAGGACATACAGCATGCATGTGAGCCCTATCTCGAAGAGATAAAGACCGCGCTTCATGAACGCAAGAGTACCTTCGGGGACGGTACGGAATTCGGTACTGTGGAAAGCGGCCTGTTTCCACCATGTGTTATCTATGCAGTATCACAGACACAGGCAGGTGTCAACCTTGCCCATTCCATGAGGTTTGCAATGACGTCCTTTTTGCTCACTGTGGGTATGTCGGTGGATGATATCATGAACCTTTTTACCACATCTCCTGATTTCGACGAGGAAAAGGCGAGATACCAGGTTGAACATATCGCCGGTGCATCGGGGACAAATTACAAACCACCTTCATGTTCAACAATGAAGACCTACGGCAACTGCTATGCCCCGGACGAGCACTGCAAAAAGGTCAAGCATCCTCTGGGATATTACAGGCGCAAGCTCTGGTTTAAGAACAGGGATGCACAAAAAAATAAAGCAAAGGCACCATCAAAGACTGATGACGCCAAAACCGGATCTAAACCTGATTCTTAA
- a CDS encoding DNA polymerase sliding clamp, whose translation MFKATIDADTLKSSIEALSVLVDEARFKISPEGFTVRAVDPANVAMVSFELGSNAFEEFAADDSEIGMDLSKISDIFGVAGRDDKVSMELDEMSQKMSLHVGGLSYTLALLDPSTVRAEPRIPQLELPAEVVLNGKDLQRAVKAAEKISDHMLLGVEGDAFYMEAEGDTDRVRLDIPRDQLIDLKSGEARSLFSLDYLSDIVKPASKSNEVTVELGKDFPVKIGFTIAGGEGRIGYLLAPRIESD comes from the coding sequence ATGTTCAAGGCAACAATCGATGCAGATACACTTAAGAGTTCCATAGAGGCACTTTCAGTTCTTGTTGATGAGGCGAGGTTCAAAATATCTCCGGAAGGATTTACTGTCAGGGCGGTGGACCCTGCGAATGTGGCAATGGTCAGTTTTGAACTCGGTTCAAATGCCTTTGAAGAATTCGCTGCTGATGACAGTGAGATAGGCATGGACCTGTCCAAGATCAGCGACATTTTCGGCGTGGCAGGAAGAGATGACAAGGTAAGTATGGAACTTGATGAGATGTCGCAGAAGATGTCACTTCACGTTGGTGGCCTGTCTTATACCCTTGCATTGCTTGACCCGTCGACCGTCAGGGCAGAGCCCAGGATACCCCAGCTTGAGCTTCCGGCAGAGGTCGTATTAAACGGCAAGGATCTGCAGAGGGCCGTCAAGGCAGCGGAAAAAATTAGCGACCACATGTTACTGGGAGTTGAAGGCGATGCATTCTACATGGAAGCCGAAGGCGATACGGATCGTGTAAGGCTTGATATTCCACGTGACCAGCTCATAGATCTCAAGTCCGGTGAAGCACGTTCGCTCTTCTCACTGGATTATCTATCCGACATAGTCAAACCCGCATCAAAGTCCAATGAAGTAACAGTTGAGCTGGGTAAGGACTTCCCTGTCAAGATCGGTTTCACGATTGCCGGCGGTGAAGGCAGGATCGGATATCTACTTGCCCCACGTATCGAATCTGATTAA
- a CDS encoding transcription factor S codes for MEFCPKCKSMMFPVKGVSQCRKCGYVKEKEAKDGSLVSRSERSDREVTVLEGETAQGLPTTSVRCEECGHNVAYWWLRQLRSADESETRFFKCTKCGTTWREYD; via the coding sequence ATGGAATTTTGTCCAAAATGTAAAAGTATGATGTTTCCGGTAAAAGGTGTCTCTCAGTGCAGGAAATGCGGTTATGTGAAAGAAAAGGAAGCCAAAGATGGATCACTGGTGTCCAGATCGGAGCGCTCCGACAGGGAAGTAACGGTCCTTGAAGGTGAGACCGCACAGGGTCTTCCGACAACATCAGTCAGGTGTGAGGAATGTGGCCATAACGTCGCATACTGGTGGCTTCGCCAGCTCAGGTCTGCTGATGAATCTGAAACACGTTTCTTCAAGTGTACCAAATGTGGAACTACCTGGCGTGAGTATGATTAA
- a CDS encoding NUDIX domain-containing protein — protein MCPETPKLTVDAVILYDGRIVLIRRKNPPFQGKFALPGGFVEIGETVEAAVVREALEETGLSIEIVKLLGVYSDPRRDPRGHTVSVVYLSVGSGDLKAGSDASGAHLFDISNLPEMAFDHNMILEQSQGEIDGILSKM, from the coding sequence ATGTGCCCCGAAACACCAAAACTGACAGTTGATGCTGTGATCCTGTATGATGGCAGAATTGTCCTGATACGGCGTAAAAACCCTCCTTTTCAGGGAAAGTTTGCTTTGCCGGGTGGTTTTGTTGAAATAGGTGAGACCGTGGAAGCAGCGGTGGTACGGGAGGCTCTGGAGGAAACCGGGCTGTCGATAGAAATAGTTAAGTTACTTGGGGTATACTCTGACCCCCGGCGTGACCCAAGAGGACATACGGTAAGTGTGGTCTATCTGTCAGTCGGTAGTGGAGATCTCAAAGCAGGTTCAGATGCCAGTGGCGCACATCTCTTTGATATTTCGAATTTACCCGAAATGGCGTTTGACCACAATATGATATTAGAGCAGTCACAAGGTGAGATTGATGGAATTTTGTCCAAAATGTAA
- the artA gene encoding archaeosortase A, with the protein MIENVLWVAVAFMLASALTPRKKNWRKLLGAAGWVFFAIHWFIQPGHYLEINDYFNVALVITVGILCLMISYTMFREYRHPEILENKSADITSMATSATALGSLFYFPFAQMESLNVWIIGLVTDNVLWTMHLLNMPAELTAWNKIGLNGYRVEIILACTAIESIALFIGLIISVDAPWKKHLKAFLVSVPVIYGLNIIRDVFVIAAYGYQWFGPNSFEIAHHTIGKIGSGIALFAIAYVVMRILPELIELIEGVWLLVTECIQNILKKVVGNN; encoded by the coding sequence ATGATAGAAAATGTACTTTGGGTTGCTGTGGCATTCATGCTTGCCAGTGCGCTTACACCCAGAAAAAAGAATTGGCGCAAACTGCTGGGTGCGGCAGGCTGGGTATTCTTTGCAATACACTGGTTCATCCAGCCAGGGCACTACCTGGAGATCAATGACTACTTCAATGTCGCGCTGGTTATAACCGTAGGTATACTCTGTCTGATGATATCATATACTATGTTCAGGGAGTACAGACATCCGGAGATACTGGAGAATAAGTCAGCAGACATAACATCCATGGCAACAAGCGCAACAGCCCTTGGATCATTGTTCTACTTCCCCTTTGCACAGATGGAATCCCTCAATGTATGGATCATCGGCCTTGTTACGGACAACGTACTCTGGACGATGCATCTGCTGAACATGCCCGCGGAACTGACAGCCTGGAACAAGATTGGTCTTAACGGGTATAGAGTAGAGATAATTCTTGCCTGTACTGCCATTGAGAGTATCGCCCTTTTCATCGGGCTCATAATCTCTGTGGATGCACCATGGAAGAAACACTTAAAAGCATTCCTCGTTTCCGTACCTGTTATATACGGTTTAAATATAATAAGGGATGTATTCGTAATTGCTGCTTACGGATACCAATGGTTCGGCCCTAACAGCTTTGAGATCGCACATCACACCATCGGGAAGATAGGATCCGGCATAGCACTCTTTGCCATAGCTTATGTGGTCATGCGTATCCTTCCGGAACTTATAGAGCTCATCGAAGGAGTATGGCTGTTGGTCACCGAATGCATCCAGAATATATTAAAAAAAGTCGTAGGAAATAATTAG
- a CDS encoding phosphatidylserine decarboxylase translates to MLAKGSAPWIVTAVTISIFATIAHFFLSWPHTDKIALLGIAVTIFFLFFFRDPERKVDQCDRIMLAPADGKIVDIRGRKICIFMNFQNVHVNRVPINGKIHSIVHKKGGYIPAFCKDSDRNERSHMLIETEHGLVEVIQIAGTVTRRIVSYVREGDHLTQGERFGMIRFGSRVDVTIPENFDIACEIGDRVFAGLTVIARATDCEE, encoded by the coding sequence ATGCTTGCAAAAGGTTCGGCTCCCTGGATAGTGACTGCAGTTACTATCAGTATATTCGCTACCATTGCCCATTTTTTTTTAAGCTGGCCACATACGGATAAAATAGCCTTGCTTGGAATTGCCGTTACCATATTCTTTTTATTCTTTTTTCGGGACCCTGAAAGAAAGGTCGACCAATGTGACAGGATCATGCTTGCACCTGCCGACGGAAAGATCGTTGACATCAGGGGACGGAAGATCTGCATTTTCATGAATTTCCAGAATGTCCACGTTAACAGAGTGCCCATTAACGGAAAGATCCACTCCATCGTGCATAAGAAAGGAGGATACATACCTGCATTCTGTAAGGATTCGGACAGGAACGAGCGCAGTCATATGCTCATAGAGACAGAACACGGGCTGGTAGAAGTCATACAGATTGCGGGAACTGTTACCAGAAGAATCGTTTCATATGTAAGGGAAGGGGATCACCTGACACAGGGAGAGAGGTTCGGAATGATACGTTTCGGGTCAAGGGTTGATGTAACGATCCCCGAGAACTTTGACATAGCCTGCGAGATCGGTGACAGGGTGTTTGCAGGCTTAACGGTGATCGCCAGGGCGACAGACTGTGAGGAGTGA
- a CDS encoding archaetidylserine synthase, translated as MLRSLKLADIVTLFNSLCGLLAVIVIQDGFTYLAPILILAAAVADGVDGYLSRLFSGSELGANLDSLADIVSFGLAPAAILYSFAGESAGYLLFTALSFYFFCGMLRLARFNTSHQGLPSFRGLPITAGGIILSAYVLAGENYFNSYLAILLAFVIGLLMISRFTYMKARKPEIVTPVALVFGITILSYAVNLSYTHLMASLLLGIMLLYVISPAIKKAV; from the coding sequence ATTTTACGGAGTTTGAAATTAGCCGACATTGTCACCTTATTCAATTCACTGTGTGGACTGCTGGCAGTAATTGTGATCCAGGATGGCTTTACCTATCTTGCCCCCATACTGATACTTGCGGCTGCTGTGGCAGATGGTGTTGACGGATATCTTTCAAGGCTTTTTTCAGGAAGCGAGTTGGGAGCAAATCTTGATTCACTCGCAGATATCGTTTCATTCGGACTTGCCCCCGCTGCTATCCTTTATTCGTTTGCGGGCGAGAGTGCAGGATATCTGCTTTTTACAGCACTCAGCTTTTACTTTTTCTGCGGGATGCTCAGGCTGGCAAGGTTCAATACATCACATCAGGGTCTTCCCTCTTTCAGGGGACTCCCGATTACCGCAGGAGGTATCATCCTCTCAGCATATGTACTGGCGGGCGAGAATTACTTTAACAGCTATCTGGCAATACTGCTTGCTTTTGTCATTGGCTTGCTCATGATCAGCAGGTTCACATACATGAAAGCGAGAAAACCAGAGATCGTAACACCTGTGGCATTGGTCTTCGGAATAACCATTCTGTCCTATGCGGTCAACCTGAGTTATACGCATCTAATGGCAAGCCTTTTACTGGGCATAATGTTACTATACGTGATATCACCTGCAATAAAAAAGGCTGTATAA
- a CDS encoding dihydroneopterin aldolase family protein, producing the protein MITDRDNVLFEAGIKLGALYHQFTGSPVNLRTVESLETAIQESISVQPFVKDITVSIDRDIIRSRLNDEFGYCELEGRMLDVKITMRYESVLADVSLAFDQELDYPLMKIDKVYSSD; encoded by the coding sequence ATGATAACAGACAGAGACAACGTATTATTTGAGGCAGGCATCAAGCTTGGAGCCCTCTACCATCAGTTCACAGGCTCACCCGTCAATCTCAGGACCGTAGAGAGCCTTGAGACCGCAATACAGGAAAGCATTTCGGTACAACCCTTTGTCAAAGACATAACTGTCTCCATCGACAGGGACATAATCCGTTCCAGACTGAATGATGAGTTCGGCTACTGCGAACTGGAAGGCCGTATGCTTGATGTGAAAATCACAATGAGATATGAATCAGTACTTGCTGATGTGAGTCTGGCATTCGACCAGGAACTTGACTACCCGCTTATGAAAATAGATAAAGTTTACAGCTCTGACTGA
- the hisC gene encoding histidinol-phosphate transaminase produces MCLSRPELIKPEIANIAEYVPGKSIEDIARKYGLDPASIIKLGSNENVLGPSPEAIKAIRDHAGKVNIYPSADASELVDAISEYTGFPAENICAAGPGMDGLLDNLMRLLISPGDEIILPIPTFSYYEVAARANGAVAVHVNLGEDFVLDADVIIEAESSGTKIIFLCSPNNPTGKQIPEADLRRILEHTKGLVFVDEAYVEFADRNYADLVNEYDNLIIGRTLSKAFGLAGMRLGYGIMPAWIKQEYMKIATPFNISVPSIAAGVAALSENDHLEKSILCAREGRDYLAEHIPFRVYGSQANFVLVDVAPLRSKDVTEKLLKKGIIVRDCSSFKGAGDSLIRVTVGTGVQNEMVVEAFKEVAAQSEL; encoded by the coding sequence ATGTGCTTGAGCAGGCCTGAGCTGATAAAACCGGAAATTGCCAACATAGCTGAATATGTACCTGGTAAATCCATTGAGGATATCGCCCGCAAATACGGTCTTGATCCGGCTTCCATCATAAAACTTGGTTCAAATGAGAATGTACTGGGACCTTCTCCTGAAGCCATCAAGGCCATCAGAGATCATGCCGGAAAAGTGAATATCTACCCATCGGCAGACGCATCCGAGCTTGTGGATGCCATCTCCGAATACACGGGCTTCCCTGCAGAGAACATATGTGCCGCAGGTCCGGGGATGGACGGTCTGCTGGACAACCTTATGAGATTACTGATTTCACCGGGTGACGAGATCATCCTCCCGATCCCTACATTCTCCTATTATGAGGTTGCAGCCCGCGCAAACGGAGCGGTAGCTGTTCATGTGAATCTGGGGGAGGATTTTGTACTGGATGCCGATGTGATAATTGAAGCCGAATCATCAGGTACGAAGATAATATTCCTGTGCTCGCCTAACAACCCGACCGGCAAACAAATTCCAGAGGCCGATCTGCGCCGTATACTGGAACACACAAAGGGTCTGGTCTTTGTGGACGAGGCCTATGTGGAGTTTGCAGACCGCAACTATGCCGATCTTGTGAACGAGTATGACAACCTTATCATCGGACGAACACTGTCCAAGGCATTCGGACTTGCCGGCATGAGGCTGGGTTATGGTATTATGCCTGCATGGATCAAGCAAGAGTACATGAAGATAGCAACACCCTTTAACATCAGTGTTCCGTCCATTGCAGCAGGTGTTGCGGCATTATCTGAAAACGATCACCTGGAAAAAAGCATTCTCTGTGCCAGGGAAGGGCGCGATTATCTTGCAGAACATATTCCTTTCCGGGTCTACGGCTCGCAGGCTAATTTCGTACTTGTGGATGTTGCACCCTTAAGATCAAAGGATGTTACTGAGAAGCTGTTGAAAAAGGGGATTATCGTCAGGGACTGCAGCTCTTTCAAAGGAGCCGGTGATTCTCTGATACGTGTGACCGTTGGCACAGGCGTGCAGAATGAAATGGTAGTCGAAGCATTCAAAGAAGTTGCAGCTCAGTCAGAGCTGTAA
- a CDS encoding acetylornithine transaminase produces the protein MTENITSQSPDHESIIKKDAEYVMQNYGRYDIVLESGKGCIVRDINGREYIDCVAGIAVNNIGHCHPKLVAAIKEQAGKLIHVSNLYYTAVQAELAKELAGITGMSRVFFCNSGTEAVEAAMKLARVTTGKTDFVAVEKSFHGRTMGSLSVTYKDIYRNPFKPLVQEEKFVPYDDAGALADAITENTAAVIVEPIQGEGGINVPSDEYLQEVRRICDETDTLLIFDEVQTGFGRTGKWFCKEHSGVKPDIMTMAKAMGGGFPMGAIAARDGISFDRGQHAATFGGSPLACAAALASIEVIREENLLRNSQEMGEYFMDRLRNMSLDGVVEVRGRGLMIGVELDRKCADIVESCMKKGVLLNCTSEKVLRIAPPLTISKEQIDAVVDVLEQA, from the coding sequence ATGACAGAGAATATTACCTCACAATCACCGGATCATGAATCTATTATCAAAAAGGACGCTGAATACGTCATGCAGAACTACGGCCGCTATGATATCGTACTTGAAAGCGGGAAGGGCTGTATTGTACGCGACATCAACGGCAGGGAATACATCGATTGTGTTGCGGGAATAGCTGTAAACAATATAGGTCACTGCCACCCCAAACTTGTGGCAGCTATCAAAGAACAGGCCGGGAAGCTGATTCACGTTTCCAATCTATACTATACAGCAGTTCAGGCCGAACTTGCTAAGGAGCTTGCAGGTATCACAGGTATGTCACGGGTATTCTTCTGCAATTCGGGAACCGAGGCGGTTGAAGCTGCCATGAAACTTGCACGTGTGACCACCGGCAAGACCGATTTTGTGGCGGTGGAGAAATCGTTCCACGGCAGGACCATGGGATCACTTTCGGTGACCTATAAGGATATCTACCGCAACCCTTTCAAACCGCTGGTCCAGGAAGAGAAGTTTGTCCCATACGATGACGCCGGGGCTCTTGCCGATGCGATAACAGAAAATACCGCGGCTGTGATAGTGGAACCGATACAGGGAGAAGGCGGTATCAATGTACCGTCCGACGAGTATCTTCAGGAGGTCCGCAGGATATGTGACGAGACTGATACCCTGCTTATCTTTGACGAGGTACAGACAGGTTTTGGACGTACTGGGAAATGGTTCTGCAAGGAACACTCCGGTGTTAAGCCGGATATCATGACAATGGCAAAGGCAATGGGTGGAGGCTTCCCCATGGGTGCCATTGCCGCGCGTGACGGCATTTCGTTTGACAGGGGTCAGCATGCGGCAACCTTTGGCGGCAGCCCTCTGGCATGTGCTGCAGCCCTGGCATCCATTGAGGTCATCCGTGAAGAAAATCTTCTCAGGAACTCTCAGGAAATGGGTGAGTATTTCATGGACCGTCTCAGGAACATGTCTCTGGACGGTGTTGTGGAGGTTCGCGGACGCGGACTTATGATAGGTGTCGAACTTGATCGCAAGTGTGCGGACATTGTAGAGTCCTGCATGAAAAAGGGTGTGCTTCTAAACTGCACCTCGGAAAAAGTGCTGCGTATAGCTCCTCCTCTTACAATTAGCAAAGAGCAGATCGATGCGGTGGTGGATGTGCTTGAGCAGGCCTGA
- a CDS encoding acyltransferase: MPSKKTNPSPERENIEEEFFKTFIVPDKTRMEEHTIVVDGDIIIGNHSDIRYGVISNSSILGERVQLAGDLISRSDVRVDIWSQIGGNVKTDANAYIGEFVSIDGKLVVKGDLDIGNDVKINGGFEAKGWIVVRNPIPVIVYLFLYISELLRLGKDEEVEKALEDLFDDEELESIGVNSMIVPNGSKISMDAIRVPSKAVIGSDCRLVGNIRATSLEMADATTLYGSIRTIQDVRLGQKNIIHGNIVSRGTVYIAEETHILGEINAQSIKIHESARVDGVMRAPDGIVFEREEEEVLNEKELMELNV, from the coding sequence ATGCCTTCAAAAAAAACTAATCCGTCTCCGGAGCGTGAGAATATAGAAGAGGAGTTTTTCAAAACTTTTATCGTTCCGGATAAAACCAGAATGGAAGAACATACGATAGTGGTAGACGGAGACATCATTATCGGTAACCATTCTGATATCAGGTACGGTGTGATCTCAAATTCTTCCATACTGGGAGAAAGGGTTCAGCTTGCCGGTGATCTCATATCAAGATCTGATGTCAGGGTCGATATCTGGTCACAGATCGGGGGGAACGTCAAGACCGATGCAAACGCCTATATCGGTGAGTTCGTTTCCATAGATGGTAAGCTTGTTGTAAAAGGTGACCTCGATATTGGCAATGATGTCAAGATCAATGGCGGTTTCGAGGCAAAGGGCTGGATTGTTGTACGTAACCCTATTCCGGTCATAGTCTATCTCTTCCTCTACATCAGTGAACTCTTAAGACTTGGTAAGGACGAAGAGGTTGAGAAGGCATTGGAAGATCTCTTTGATGATGAAGAGCTTGAGTCCATCGGTGTTAACAGCATGATAGTCCCGAATGGTTCCAAGATCTCCATGGACGCTATCAGGGTGCCTTCAAAGGCGGTTATCGGAAGCGATTGCCGGCTGGTTGGTAACATCCGTGCCACCTCACTGGAAATGGCTGACGCTACCACCCTTTACGGAAGTATCCGTACCATCCAGGACGTAAGACTGGGTCAGAAGAATATTATTCACGGGAATATCGTTTCCAGGGGTACGGTCTACATTGCAGAAGAGACTCATATACTGGGTGAGATCAATGCCCAGTCGATAAAGATACATGAGAGCGCACGTGTTGACGGTGTCATGCGCGCACCTGACGGAATAGTGTTCGAAAGAGAGGAAGAAGAGGTTCTGAACGAAAAAGAACTGATGGAACTGAATGTTTGA